One window of Vespula pensylvanica isolate Volc-1 chromosome 15, ASM1446617v1, whole genome shotgun sequence genomic DNA carries:
- the LOC122634756 gene encoding uncharacterized protein LOC122634756 codes for MAQKLEIEEILDQDFLQFISLAKTYYTEILDEKDKLLCMQWLTKLCGEKAKGISSKRNRNIYLSQLLMNMQEKKMAGPFLSPPGDKPLPPARNIFSSQDSDKIFSPKMETELDEMPDDFQEKSTDGQTYIAIRCLPNDQGTFAYVALNINKEKSCTSSSIYYPSASETSKSKPLDNISISSGIEEHLSEAQMEDFYKHNIEPKISGDIIQLYQSLHMPQKTTCCKQRDGMKFYNKLLKLIDKEITGVENEHNDIIKFLVNRLEQDLKKESKMKHMFKLAPAQKNLKLLEILRQKVVVRLQEEKRRLLIAEMEENMLTSSMDFKCCAKTENGTESMWELAVTKPLTDKDINRLCDLYPEEIISTFLDLLIADRQIILERGKKRQLKMIEKIKFEIDKEIQSDKAIYNKSRETYREWNEILSTVEDMIYDTRNKTDKKSDKVSEPKEGILDNMMVDIKETEKLVVEEAHLGEMLIEKIIEANMWTFSIQEDDKKDESWEMKSAIENMKKQNKIYKLLIDKQKIRIKQLREKLFYNQKY; via the exons ATGGctcaaaaattagaaattgaagaaattttaGATCAAGATTTTCTCCAATTTATATCATTGGCCAAAACTTATTACACTGAAATTCTTgatgagaaagataaattattatgtatgCAATGGCTTACAAAATTATGCGGAGAAAAGGCAAAAGGAATATCATCTAAAcgtaatcgaaatatatatttatcgcaACTTCTTATGAATatgcaagaaaagaaaatggctgGGCCATTTTTATCGCCTCCAGGTGACAAACCTTTGCCACCTGCAAGAAACATTTTTAGTTCGCAAGATTCAGATAAAATCTTTTCACCAAAAATGGAAACTGAGCTTG ATGAAATGCCTGacgattttcaagaaaaatcaaCAGATGGTCAAACATATATTGCAATACGTTGTTTACCAAACGATCAAGGAACATTTGCGTATGttgcattaaatattaataaagaaaaatcatgtACATCCAGTAGCATATATTATCCAAGTGCTAGTGAGACATCTAAATCAAAACCTTTGGacaatatatctataagtaGTGGAATAGAAGAACATTTATCAGAAGCTCAAATGGAAGATTTTTACAAACATAATATAGAACCTAAAATATCTG GTGACATTATTCAACTGTATCAATCATTACATATGCCACAAAAAACAACATGTTGCAAACAAAGAGATGGAATgaagttttataataaattacttaaGCTAATTGATAAGGAAATAACAGGAGTCGAAAATGAGCATAATGACATAATAAAGTTCTTAGTAAACAGATTAGAACAAGATCTAAAGAAAGAATCCAAAATGAAACATATGTTCAAATTAGCTCCTGCACAAAAAAACTTGAAGCTCTTAGAAATACTAAGACAAAAAGTCGTTGTTCg ACTCCAAGAAGAAAAGCGACGACTTTTAATAGCagagatggaagaaaatatGTTAACGTCTTCAATGGACTTTAAATGTTGTGCAAAAACTGAAAATGGAACAGAGTCTATGTGGGAACTGGCAGTGACCAAACCATTAACGGACAAAGATATTAACAGATTATGTGATTTATATCccgaagaaattatttctaccTTTTTAGATTTACTTATAGCTGACagacaaataatattagaaagaggaaaaaaaagacaattaaaaatgatagaaaaaataaaatttgagatAGATAAGGAAATTCAATCTGATAaagcaatatataataaatcacgagaaacatatag AGAATGGAATGAAATTTTGTCAACAGTTGAAGACATGATATATGatacaagaaataaaactGATAAAAAAAGTGATAAAGTATCAGAACCAAAAGAAGGAATATTAGACAATATGATGgttgatataaaagaaactgAAAAGTTAGTTGTAGAAGAAGCTCATCTTGGGGAGATGTTAAttgagaaaattattgaaGCAAATATGTGGACATTTTCGATTCAggaagatgataaaaaagatgagTCATGGGAAATGAAGTCTgcaatagaaaatatgaaaaaacaaaataaaatttataagttGCTTAttgacaaacaaaaaataagaattaagcAACTACGTGAAAAGTTATTCTATAACCAAAAGTATTAA